The following proteins are encoded in a genomic region of Limosilactobacillus reuteri subsp. reuteri:
- the ndk gene encoding nucleoside-diphosphate kinase, which translates to MVKDEYTLVLVKPDGVKTRHIGDIITRIERKGYNIEALKMINPSEEKLRQHYFDKVDKPFFPELLEYMTEGPIVGIVVSGTNVIQAIHNMAGATNPGEAEWGTIRGDYGREWPDGNLRNIIHTSDNVDSATREIGIWFPEFDIKDKQ; encoded by the coding sequence ATGGTTAAAGACGAATACACACTTGTACTAGTAAAACCTGATGGGGTAAAAACTCGTCATATTGGAGATATTATTACCCGTATTGAACGGAAAGGGTATAATATTGAAGCTCTTAAGATGATTAACCCATCAGAAGAAAAGCTTCGTCAACATTATTTTGATAAAGTTGACAAACCATTCTTCCCTGAATTGTTAGAATACATGACAGAAGGACCAATTGTCGGAATTGTTGTTTCTGGTACTAATGTAATCCAAGCAATTCATAATATGGCAGGAGCTACTAACCCTGGTGAGGCTGAATGGGGAACAATTCGTGGTGACTACGGTCGTGAATGGCCTGATGGTAACTTGCGAAATATCATTCATACATCTGATAATGTTGATAGTGCTACTCGCGAAATTGGTATTTGGTTCCCAGAATTTGATATTAAGGATAAGCAGTAG
- a CDS encoding DNA-methyltransferase: MRSKRNKTIDFTLEEASPELLSQIIHPTDNLQTISNKIINGDSFKVMTQLAPHQVDLALIDPPYNLNKQYDGLNFKKMSTSQYQTYTQKWIDLLKPLLKENASIYVFSDWATSMALAPILEKNFTIQNRITWQREKGRGSQKNWKNGMEDIWFLTANPSDYTFNVDQVKQRRQVVAPYRQDGVAKDWQATKNGNFRDTMPSNFWDDISIPYWSMPENTGHPTQKPEKLLAKIILASSNPNDFIFDPFAGSGSSLVTAAKLNRRYLGIEQSLLYCAWGQYRLNQVKDDPSIQGYTDGVFWERNTLAVQRKIKRQQRASDE, from the coding sequence ATGCGCTCAAAAAGAAATAAAACAATTGATTTCACGCTTGAGGAGGCTTCACCTGAGCTCCTCAGCCAGATTATTCACCCAACTGATAATCTCCAGACAATATCCAACAAGATTATCAACGGGGATTCCTTCAAAGTAATGACTCAACTAGCACCACACCAGGTTGATCTTGCCCTTATTGACCCTCCCTATAATCTTAACAAACAATATGATGGTTTAAACTTCAAAAAGATGTCTACGAGCCAATATCAGACTTACACGCAAAAGTGGATTGATCTCTTAAAGCCATTACTAAAAGAAAATGCTAGTATCTATGTCTTTTCTGATTGGGCAACTAGCATGGCACTTGCGCCGATCCTCGAAAAAAATTTTACAATTCAAAATCGGATTACTTGGCAACGAGAAAAGGGCCGGGGCTCACAGAAAAATTGGAAAAACGGGATGGAGGATATTTGGTTCTTGACTGCTAACCCGAGTGACTATACCTTTAACGTCGACCAAGTTAAACAACGACGGCAGGTGGTAGCCCCTTATCGTCAAGATGGGGTTGCTAAAGACTGGCAAGCTACTAAAAACGGTAATTTTCGTGATACAATGCCCTCTAATTTTTGGGACGATATTTCAATCCCCTATTGGTCAATGCCAGAAAATACTGGTCACCCTACGCAAAAGCCAGAAAAATTACTGGCAAAAATTATTCTTGCTAGTTCTAATCCCAATGACTTTATTTTTGATCCTTTTGCTGGTTCCGGTTCGAGTTTAGTGACTGCCGCTAAGCTTAACCGCCGTTATCTTGGAATCGAGCAAAGTCTTCTATATTGTGCATGGGGACAGTACCGGCTCAATCAAGTAAAGGATGATCCTAGCATCCAAGGCTACACTGACGGGGTCTTTTGGGAACGCAATACCTTGGCAGTACAACGAAAAATTAAACGCCAACAAAGGGCAAGTGATGAATAA
- a CDS encoding aspartate aminotransferase family protein — MLKTKLKQKKTNRDVLLEEKNAFASAARIKYYDIVLDHGRGAMVTDIEGNDYIDLLASASSTNTGHAHPRVVQAIQEQAAKMIQYTPAYFANSQAARLAPRLAELAPISGPVEMVWGNSGSDANDAIIKFARAYTGRQYIISFTGAYHGSTYGSMSLSGVSLNMTRKMGPMLPGVVKVPFPSPWERLTNESDEAFVERMFHQFMLPFETYLPVDEVAAILIEPIQGDGGIVKTPPAYMQKVYEFAKANGILFAVDEVNQGMGRTGKWWSIQHFGIEPDLMSVGKSLASGMPLSAMIGRKEILESLGAPANVYTTAGNPVTTAAANATLDVIQNEHLLERSQRLGKKAAEFFKLEQQKYPFVGDVRMYGLDGGIDIIDPVTGKGDTEATTKLMYRIFELGAIIISLRGSILRFQPPLVITEKELDQAFAMIDQAFAELAAGKLAAPANAEELGW; from the coding sequence ATGTTAAAAACGAAACTGAAGCAGAAGAAAACGAATAGAGATGTTTTATTAGAAGAAAAAAATGCATTTGCGAGTGCTGCCCGGATTAAGTACTACGATATTGTATTAGATCATGGACGGGGGGCAATGGTTACTGATATAGAAGGAAATGATTATATCGATTTGCTTGCCAGTGCTAGTTCGACTAATACTGGCCATGCGCATCCGCGAGTAGTGCAAGCTATTCAAGAACAAGCAGCTAAAATGATTCAGTATACTCCAGCGTACTTTGCTAATTCACAAGCAGCGCGGTTAGCACCTCGATTAGCAGAATTAGCGCCGATAAGTGGGCCAGTTGAAATGGTATGGGGTAATTCTGGTTCGGATGCTAATGACGCAATTATTAAATTTGCGCGAGCATATACTGGACGCCAATATATTATTTCCTTTACGGGGGCCTATCATGGTTCAACTTACGGTTCAATGAGCTTGTCAGGTGTTTCATTAAACATGACAAGAAAAATGGGTCCAATGCTACCAGGCGTAGTAAAGGTACCATTCCCTAGTCCATGGGAACGATTAACTAATGAAAGTGACGAAGCGTTTGTTGAGCGGATGTTCCATCAATTTATGCTGCCTTTTGAAACTTATTTACCAGTGGATGAAGTAGCTGCAATTCTTATTGAACCAATTCAGGGTGATGGGGGAATTGTAAAAACTCCGCCTGCTTATATGCAAAAGGTATATGAGTTTGCTAAAGCTAATGGAATTCTCTTTGCTGTTGATGAAGTTAATCAGGGGATGGGACGGACTGGTAAATGGTGGTCGATCCAGCATTTTGGGATTGAGCCAGATTTAATGTCTGTTGGTAAGTCGTTAGCTTCGGGAATGCCACTTAGTGCAATGATTGGTCGTAAGGAGATTCTGGAATCATTAGGGGCGCCAGCCAATGTTTACACTACAGCTGGTAACCCGGTTACGACTGCAGCAGCGAATGCGACCTTAGATGTTATTCAAAATGAGCATCTTTTAGAGCGTTCACAACGCCTTGGCAAAAAAGCAGCTGAATTCTTTAAGCTTGAACAGCAAAAATATCCTTTTGTGGGTGACGTTCGAATGTATGGACTGGATGGTGGTATTGATATCATTGATCCAGTTACGGGAAAAGGTGATACAGAAGCAACAACCAAGCTAATGTACCGCATCTTTGAACTAGGAGCAATTATCATTAGTTTGCGGGGGAGTATTCTTCGTTTCCAACCACCATTAGTTATTACAGAAAAAGAATTAGATCAAGCTTTTGCGATGATTGATCAAGCATTCGCGGAATTAGCCGCTGGTAAATTAGCTGCTCCCGCAAATGCAGAAGAGTTAGGTTGGTAA
- a CDS encoding cation:proton antiporter, giving the protein MEFIAVLAGLLLATQIVAHLCRRVEIPEVIGQILVGIIAGPAVLDWVHLNSMMNEFQEIGVIILMFIAGLESDLSLLRKYLKPAVVVALLGVIVPIVIMGPVSYMFGFTKLESLFIGVIFATTSVSISVAVLREFNRLDSREGATVLGAAVADDIIGVILLSVMISVINGSSNSGHGNGQPLGIVLLMQLVFFGGTYLLIRWLAPYLIHMSDRLLTVASTSVMAMIICLGMAAIADYVGLSGAVGSFFAGIAVANTKHKEVVDRSFIPIGYAMFIPLFFVSVGLNMRFDNIGESFVFVIVMTILACLTKLLGCGAGAKLSGFSMPSSYVVGSGMVARGEMGLITAQIGYEAHLLSPMYYSDVITVIIIATVLAPFILKNALKRSANELE; this is encoded by the coding sequence ATGGAATTTATTGCAGTGTTGGCGGGGTTATTGCTTGCAACCCAGATCGTAGCACACTTATGTCGTCGTGTTGAGATTCCAGAAGTGATTGGACAAATCCTGGTTGGAATCATTGCAGGACCCGCTGTTCTAGATTGGGTTCATTTAAATTCAATGATGAATGAATTTCAGGAAATTGGGGTTATTATCTTGATGTTCATCGCAGGATTGGAAAGCGACCTATCCTTGCTAAGAAAATACTTGAAGCCCGCTGTTGTTGTGGCGCTTTTGGGGGTAATTGTTCCCATTGTAATTATGGGACCGGTAAGTTATATGTTTGGCTTTACTAAGCTTGAATCACTATTTATCGGGGTTATTTTTGCGACAACATCTGTTAGTATTTCAGTTGCAGTTTTACGTGAATTTAATCGCCTAGATAGCCGAGAGGGGGCAACAGTGCTTGGAGCAGCGGTTGCCGATGATATTATTGGTGTTATCTTATTAAGTGTGATGATTAGTGTAATCAATGGAAGCAGCAATAGTGGTCACGGCAATGGTCAGCCTTTAGGAATTGTCCTCTTGATGCAGTTAGTATTCTTTGGTGGAACTTACCTATTGATTCGTTGGTTAGCACCTTACCTAATTCATATGAGTGATCGCCTATTAACAGTTGCTTCAACGTCGGTAATGGCGATGATTATCTGTTTAGGCATGGCTGCAATTGCTGATTATGTTGGTTTAAGTGGGGCTGTTGGCTCCTTCTTCGCTGGAATTGCTGTGGCTAACACCAAGCATAAAGAAGTTGTTGACCGGAGTTTTATTCCAATTGGGTATGCAATGTTTATTCCGCTATTCTTTGTCAGTGTAGGGTTGAACATGCGCTTTGATAATATTGGTGAATCGTTTGTCTTTGTTATTGTAATGACAATCCTTGCATGCTTAACAAAACTGCTTGGATGTGGAGCGGGTGCTAAGCTATCTGGCTTTAGTATGCCAAGTTCTTATGTTGTCGGTAGTGGGATGGTTGCCCGTGGTGAAATGGGATTGATTACAGCCCAGATTGGTTATGAAGCACATCTTCTTTCGCCAATGTATTATTCAGATGTAATTACCGTGATTATTATCGCAACTGTATTAGCGCCATTTATTTTAAAGAATGCATTAAAACGATCAGCCAACGAACTTGAGTAA
- a CDS encoding FMN-binding protein, which translates to MDNNKMREIDRNQYIGSGFSAYGGESEVLLTYQDDKIQDLQVIKHHESEMGQWALDELPGKIIAANSADVDGITGASATSRAIKEATKDALQQAQQN; encoded by the coding sequence ATGGATAATAATAAAATGAGAGAAATAGACAGAAATCAATATATTGGAAGTGGCTTTAGTGCTTATGGCGGTGAATCAGAAGTCTTATTAACCTACCAAGATGATAAGATTCAAGATTTACAAGTAATCAAACATCATGAATCTGAAATGGGTCAATGGGCTTTAGATGAACTTCCCGGTAAAATTATTGCGGCTAATAGTGCAGACGTGGATGGCATTACTGGGGCCAGTGCAACAAGTCGTGCGATTAAAGAAGCAACCAAGGATGCATTGCAACAGGCACAACAAAATTAA
- a CDS encoding MFS transporter: MTKEVKRIIFVVLFCEFLICLGMSLIFPVEPFIKNEYHFTAFDMGVMSSLFAFVQFIASPIVGRISDKVGRKPMLVWGLLIFAIAEFVFALAQHLWLFDLSRAVDGLSAAMFVPTSMALAADITSEKDRAKVIGWLSAAFSGGLILGPGLGGMLAHVNYKFPFWVAGILGLISTVVAWRFLPHDEDELFKSETKNPENELLTGGWSQLKQIMTPILITLFGMIFVASFGLAGFESIYSLYVNEVHNFDLNAIALVLTLNGIISLILQVFFFDRLVRWLGEVRLMRYSFFLSLVGTIMVIYDHNHWHIIIATLFVFEAFDLLRPTITTLLTKMSKTNQGLLNGVNMSLTSVGNIIGPLISGYLLDVNYQYPYWFVSIFLIISWVITLILGRERKAAAND, from the coding sequence ATGACAAAAGAAGTAAAGCGTATAATCTTTGTAGTTCTTTTTTGTGAGTTTTTGATTTGTCTCGGAATGAGTCTTATCTTCCCAGTTGAACCGTTCATTAAAAATGAATACCACTTTACTGCCTTTGACATGGGAGTGATGTCTTCCCTATTTGCGTTTGTGCAATTTATTGCTTCACCCATTGTTGGTCGGATTTCAGACAAGGTTGGACGAAAACCAATGTTAGTATGGGGATTGCTGATATTTGCGATTGCTGAATTTGTTTTTGCCTTAGCACAGCATTTATGGTTATTTGACTTATCGCGGGCAGTAGATGGATTATCAGCAGCTATGTTTGTACCAACATCAATGGCATTAGCGGCAGACATTACTAGTGAAAAAGACCGCGCCAAAGTTATTGGGTGGTTATCAGCAGCTTTTAGTGGGGGATTAATTTTAGGACCAGGTCTTGGTGGAATGTTAGCGCATGTAAATTATAAATTCCCATTTTGGGTTGCTGGTATTCTGGGATTGATTAGTACGGTTGTTGCCTGGCGCTTTTTACCTCATGATGAGGATGAACTATTTAAGAGTGAAACTAAAAATCCGGAAAATGAATTATTGACTGGTGGTTGGAGTCAGTTGAAACAAATTATGACCCCAATACTAATCACGCTCTTTGGAATGATCTTTGTAGCTTCATTTGGATTAGCTGGCTTTGAAAGTATCTATAGTTTATATGTCAATGAAGTTCATAATTTTGACTTAAACGCAATTGCGCTTGTTTTAACTCTCAACGGGATTATTTCGCTTATTCTGCAAGTCTTTTTCTTTGATCGGCTAGTTCGTTGGCTGGGAGAAGTTCGACTAATGCGATACAGTTTTTTCCTTAGTTTAGTTGGAACGATCATGGTGATTTATGATCACAATCATTGGCATATCATTATTGCAACCTTGTTTGTTTTTGAAGCGTTCGATCTGTTGCGCCCAACAATTACTACATTATTAACTAAGATGAGCAAGACAAACCAAGGATTATTGAACGGGGTAAATATGTCATTGACAAGTGTGGGGAATATTATTGGACCGCTTATTAGTGGCTATTTATTAGATGTTAATTATCAATATCCATATTGGTTCGTATCGATATTCCTAATTATTTCCTGGGTAATAACGCTTATTTTAGGACGGGAAAGAAAAGCAGCTGCTAACGATTAA
- the nth gene encoding endonuclease III, producing the protein MLSPDEIRYSIKVMRQTFPEAGTTLIADTNYHFLLATILSAQSTDQSVNEVTPALFARFPLPADLAGVEPAEVEPYIKRLGLYRNKAKFLVKTSQQIVTDFNGEVPHTLKELITLSGVGRKVADVVLAECFNIPAFPVDTHVSRVARRLRMVEPKASVLAIEKKLMKTIPPEHWLDAHHSMIFWGRYVCTARNPKCQTCPLLSLCVTGQNNVI; encoded by the coding sequence ATGTTATCACCAGACGAAATTCGTTACTCAATCAAGGTCATGCGGCAAACATTTCCCGAAGCAGGAACAACTTTGATTGCTGACACAAACTACCACTTTCTTTTGGCTACAATCTTGAGTGCACAGTCAACAGATCAATCTGTCAATGAAGTAACGCCAGCACTATTCGCTCGTTTTCCGTTGCCAGCAGATTTAGCAGGGGTTGAACCCGCAGAAGTTGAGCCTTATATCAAAAGATTAGGGCTTTATCGAAATAAAGCTAAGTTCTTAGTCAAAACTTCTCAACAAATTGTTACTGACTTTAACGGTGAGGTTCCCCACACCCTCAAAGAGCTAATAACCTTATCTGGAGTCGGGAGGAAAGTTGCTGATGTTGTCCTTGCAGAATGCTTTAACATTCCAGCTTTCCCAGTTGATACCCACGTTAGTCGTGTTGCCCGCCGCCTTAGAATGGTTGAACCCAAAGCATCCGTTCTTGCAATTGAAAAGAAGTTAATGAAAACTATACCTCCTGAACACTGGTTAGATGCTCATCATAGTATGATTTTTTGGGGTAGATATGTCTGCACGGCAAGAAATCCTAAATGTCAAACTTGTCCACTGTTATCACTCTGCGTAACAGGCCAAAATAATGTGATTTAA
- a CDS encoding APC family permease, which produces MSFWKTITRKEDPRVYDNKDGHLVRSLKVRDFLALGVGTIVSTSIFTLPGEVAAMHTGPSVVISFLIAAIVAGLVAFAYAEMAAAMPFAGSAYSWINVVFGEFFGWVAGWALLAEYFIALAFVGSGLSANFRALFVPLGWKLPASLSNAFGTEGGVVDIVSVVVIILVALLISRGVSQAARVENLLVILKVFAILLFIVVGLTAIKASNFMPFIPQYHETANGAFGGWQGIYAGVSMIFLSYIGFDSIAANSAEAINPQKTMPRGILGSLVIAVVLFIAVSLVLIGVLPYQQYANSAEPVGLALRAAHHSGVATVVQTIAVLGMFTALIGMSMAGSRLIYSFGRDGMLPKWLGKLDEHNRPNRALWTLTIGAVLIGAFFPFAFLSQLISAGTLIAFMFVSLGVYALRRREGKDIPNPSFKMPFYPVLPALGFLASLLVFMGLDYQAKLYAGIWFIFGLIIYFAYGIRHSSMAKKEDGQNVKNETEAEENE; this is translated from the coding sequence ATGAGTTTTTGGAAAACAATTACACGTAAAGAAGACCCGCGTGTTTATGATAATAAAGACGGTCATTTAGTTCGATCTTTGAAGGTGCGGGACTTTTTAGCTTTAGGTGTTGGAACGATTGTGTCCACTTCCATTTTCACTCTTCCTGGTGAAGTGGCCGCAATGCATACTGGACCTTCAGTAGTTATCTCTTTTTTAATTGCTGCGATCGTGGCCGGGCTAGTTGCCTTCGCCTATGCAGAAATGGCTGCTGCAATGCCGTTTGCTGGTTCAGCCTATTCATGGATTAACGTCGTGTTTGGAGAATTTTTTGGTTGGGTCGCTGGTTGGGCACTATTAGCTGAATACTTTATTGCTTTGGCCTTTGTTGGGTCTGGTCTCTCTGCTAACTTCCGGGCATTATTTGTTCCGCTTGGCTGGAAGCTGCCTGCTTCATTATCAAATGCTTTTGGTACAGAAGGCGGAGTTGTTGATATTGTTTCAGTTGTTGTAATTATTTTAGTAGCCCTCTTAATTTCACGCGGGGTATCACAAGCTGCTCGTGTTGAAAATCTTCTTGTTATTCTTAAAGTTTTTGCAATTTTACTTTTTATTGTTGTTGGTTTAACCGCTATAAAAGCAAGCAATTTTATGCCATTTATTCCACAATACCATGAAACAGCTAATGGTGCATTTGGTGGTTGGCAGGGTATATATGCCGGGGTATCGATGATTTTCCTTTCCTATATCGGATTTGACTCAATTGCTGCTAATTCAGCGGAAGCAATCAATCCACAAAAAACGATGCCACGTGGAATCCTTGGTTCCTTAGTAATCGCAGTTGTTCTTTTTATAGCAGTTAGTCTTGTATTGATTGGGGTATTACCATATCAACAATACGCTAATAGTGCTGAACCAGTTGGGCTTGCATTACGTGCAGCTCATCATAGTGGTGTAGCAACTGTTGTTCAAACAATTGCTGTTCTAGGAATGTTTACCGCCTTGATTGGGATGAGCATGGCTGGTTCGCGGTTGATTTACTCATTTGGTCGTGATGGAATGTTGCCAAAATGGCTTGGGAAACTTGATGAACATAATCGACCAAACCGTGCACTTTGGACACTTACAATTGGTGCTGTTTTGATCGGTGCCTTCTTCCCATTCGCCTTTCTTTCCCAATTGATCTCAGCCGGTACATTGATTGCCTTTATGTTTGTTTCACTTGGTGTTTATGCATTACGTCGTCGTGAAGGAAAAGATATTCCCAATCCTTCATTTAAGATGCCATTCTATCCAGTATTACCAGCTCTAGGTTTTCTTGCTTCATTACTTGTGTTTATGGGATTAGATTACCAAGCAAAACTTTACGCTGGTATCTGGTTTATCTTTGGCTTAATTATTTACTTTGCTTATGGAATACGCCACTCGTCAATGGCAAAGAAAGAAGATGGACAAAATGTTAAAAACGAAACTGAAGCAGAAGAAAACGAATAG
- the helD gene encoding RNA polymerase recycling motor HelD: MENHERETEQARVDNVEKQIDQQVAATTKAVEDAHRETRAVERNYSENASINRYEVDDIAESRSMIEQQRQLVSRAAESESILKHQLRTLKNLKGSPYFGRIDIQDPGEDKSETLYIGTSSLMNEDKTDFLIYDWRAPISGVYYNGTLGKVNYETPAGMQTTELKKKRQFTIKDGKITNMFDTNETVGDEVLQAALGKQNDQYMHNIVATIQKEQNDIIRDTRSDLLLVQGVAGSGKTSAILQRIAYLLYHSRTELNADQIVLFSPNNLFSHYISEVLPSLGERNMRQVTLEGFIRRRFEGLQVETLFDRYEERQKPENASHVVADFIESESFMTSIAHYVEKMTIDDLQFADIRFNGQVFFSADHVKDLYKELPLTMAPADKLVQLKNKLIRELQRRVKDEAKKDWVAKELDSLDLQQLHNLYGKKTIDDFKDEDEQYAYLSRRLAKRRLRVIADAIYNNYFLDFYNQYNKFLHQVEVPKTISQREWATMILAFQDEIEYHRLELMHAAPLMYLRDLISGTGQNRSFQYVFIDEMQDYSTAMLIYLKHAFPQAKFTVLGDSEQALFKPLQLPEELLNKLSGVLKAKRPNLIALRRSYRSTTEITNFAKALLPDGDKIISFTRHGKKPRLLVRYSDKESQQSLLDETLKLADEHETVAILTKNQEQAAGIYQLLHRQKVENIHLLDKDASELPKGVLILPIYLAKGLEFDAVLAADVSAKNLTNTDEVGMIYTMASRAMHELVLLSNGSVSDAINEKAGRLLTIEYQLPNKN; this comes from the coding sequence ATGGAAAATCATGAACGAGAAACGGAGCAAGCGCGGGTTGATAATGTTGAAAAACAAATTGACCAACAGGTAGCTGCTACCACTAAAGCTGTTGAAGATGCTCATCGTGAAACACGAGCAGTTGAACGTAATTATAGTGAAAATGCATCTATTAACCGTTATGAAGTTGATGATATTGCCGAATCTCGGTCAATGATTGAACAGCAGCGACAATTGGTTTCACGAGCAGCGGAAAGTGAATCAATTCTAAAGCACCAGTTAAGAACTTTGAAAAACTTAAAAGGGTCACCGTATTTTGGCCGGATTGATATTCAAGATCCTGGTGAAGATAAGAGTGAAACGCTATATATTGGTACTTCTTCCTTAATGAATGAAGATAAAACAGACTTTTTAATTTATGACTGGCGGGCACCGATTTCTGGGGTTTACTATAATGGTACCCTTGGGAAAGTCAATTATGAAACGCCAGCTGGGATGCAAACCACAGAATTAAAAAAGAAACGCCAATTCACTATTAAGGATGGTAAGATCACTAACATGTTTGATACCAATGAAACGGTTGGTGATGAAGTTTTGCAAGCAGCTCTTGGAAAGCAAAATGACCAGTATATGCATAATATTGTGGCAACAATTCAAAAAGAGCAAAATGATATTATCCGTGATACGCGTAGTGATCTTTTGCTAGTACAAGGAGTGGCTGGTTCAGGAAAGACTTCAGCGATCCTTCAGCGAATTGCATACTTGCTTTATCATAGTCGAACAGAATTGAATGCTGACCAGATTGTCCTCTTTAGTCCCAATAATTTATTTAGCCACTATATTTCTGAAGTTTTGCCAAGTCTTGGTGAAAGAAATATGCGGCAAGTAACATTAGAAGGGTTTATCCGGCGGCGTTTTGAAGGCTTGCAAGTAGAAACATTATTTGATCGCTATGAAGAACGGCAAAAACCTGAAAATGCTTCTCATGTTGTTGCTGACTTTATTGAAAGTGAATCTTTTATGACGTCAATTGCACATTATGTCGAGAAAATGACAATTGATGATTTGCAGTTTGCTGATATTCGCTTTAATGGTCAAGTTTTCTTTTCGGCTGATCACGTCAAAGATCTTTATAAAGAATTACCATTGACGATGGCTCCTGCTGATAAGTTAGTTCAATTGAAAAATAAGTTAATTCGTGAATTGCAGCGGCGAGTTAAAGATGAAGCTAAAAAAGATTGGGTAGCTAAAGAACTGGATTCACTTGATTTACAACAATTGCACAACCTTTATGGTAAGAAGACAATTGATGACTTTAAGGATGAAGATGAGCAATATGCTTACCTTTCGCGGCGCTTAGCTAAACGACGCTTACGTGTGATTGCAGATGCGATCTATAATAATTACTTTCTCGATTTTTATAATCAATATAATAAGTTTTTGCATCAAGTTGAGGTACCTAAGACAATTAGTCAGCGGGAATGGGCAACAATGATCCTTGCTTTTCAAGATGAGATTGAATACCATCGGCTGGAATTAATGCATGCGGCACCTTTGATGTATCTGCGTGATTTGATTTCCGGGACAGGACAAAATCGTTCTTTTCAATATGTATTTATTGATGAGATGCAAGATTATTCAACAGCGATGTTAATCTACTTAAAACACGCCTTTCCCCAAGCTAAATTTACGGTCCTCGGTGATAGTGAACAGGCTCTTTTTAAGCCATTGCAATTACCGGAAGAGTTATTAAACAAACTTAGTGGGGTATTAAAGGCCAAGCGACCTAATCTAATTGCTTTACGGCGGAGTTATCGTTCCACGACGGAGATTACTAATTTTGCGAAGGCCTTGTTGCCGGATGGAGATAAGATAATTTCTTTCACTCGCCATGGAAAGAAACCACGCTTGTTAGTCCGTTATTCTGATAAAGAGAGTCAGCAAAGCTTGTTAGATGAGACGCTTAAATTAGCTGACGAACATGAAACTGTAGCGATCTTAACCAAGAATCAAGAGCAAGCCGCTGGTATTTATCAATTACTTCACCGGCAAAAGGTTGAAAATATTCATCTCCTCGATAAGGATGCAAGTGAATTGCCAAAGGGAGTCTTAATTCTCCCAATTTACTTAGCAAAGGGGCTTGAATTCGATGCTGTTCTTGCTGCGGATGTCTCTGCTAAAAACCTAACTAATACTGATGAAGTTGGTATGATCTATACAATGGCATCACGGGCAATGCATGAACTGGTCCTTTTAAGCAACGGCTCAGTTAGCGATGCAATTAACGAGAAAGCTGGGCGTCTTTTAACGATTGAATATCAATTGCCAAATAAAAATTAA